One segment of Campylobacter concisus ATCC 51562 DNA contains the following:
- a CDS encoding host-nuclease inhibitor Gam family protein, giving the protein MQINSFSDVDVALKRLCEVSVGIEKINGEVTLECNRIKEARKSEVERLESEKSYIEQQITLFCEDNKAEFAEKRSKEFTFGEIGYRISKSVRIPNVKAKLESLLSSIKAFGLGKECIIYEEKPNKEALAELKDEDLVKLGLKRVVKDNFRIVPKIESLEIGK; this is encoded by the coding sequence ATGCAAATAAATAGTTTTAGCGACGTAGACGTCGCTTTAAAAAGACTATGCGAAGTAAGCGTAGGTATAGAAAAAATTAACGGCGAAGTAACGCTTGAGTGTAACCGTATAAAAGAAGCTAGAAAGAGCGAAGTTGAAAGATTGGAAAGCGAAAAGAGCTACATCGAGCAGCAAATCACACTATTTTGTGAGGACAATAAGGCTGAATTTGCCGAAAAACGCTCAAAAGAATTTACCTTTGGAGAGATAGGATACCGCATAAGTAAGAGTGTAAGAATACCTAATGTAAAAGCCAAACTTGAAAGTTTGTTAAGCTCAATAAAGGCATTTGGATTAGGTAAAGAGTGCATTATATATGAAGAAAAGCCTAACAAGGAAGCACTTGCGGAGTTAAAAGACGAGGATCTAGTAAAACTTGGTCTTAAAAGAGTAGTGAAAGATAATTTTAGGATAGTGCCTAAGATAGAGAGCCTGGAGATAGGAAAATGA
- a CDS encoding phage protein GemA/Gp16 family protein: MSKKEEIYRKQLLAIIHTHPFYKHAKQNDAWGEFLSAWDVKSCAQLKVKELINLIAVMDGKDNPKSSTAEFATQSQIYAIKSLWQRVANDKSDKALLFFIKRITKNLYLKIEYIKKREASKILIVLKKMENK; the protein is encoded by the coding sequence ATGAGTAAAAAAGAAGAAATTTATAGAAAGCAGCTTTTGGCAATCATCCATACGCACCCGTTTTATAAACACGCAAAACAAAATGACGCATGGGGAGAATTTTTAAGCGCTTGGGACGTAAAAAGCTGCGCGCAGTTAAAAGTAAAAGAGCTTATAAATTTAATAGCCGTTATGGACGGTAAAGATAATCCAAAGTCCAGTACAGCAGAGTTTGCAACGCAAAGTCAAATATATGCCATAAAATCTCTTTGGCAAAGAGTGGCTAATGATAAAAGCGACAAAGCCTTACTATTTTTCATAAAGCGGATAACTAAAAATTTATACCTAAAAATAGAGTATATAAAAAAGAGAGAGGCCTCAAAAATACTTATAGTTTTAAAGAAGATGGAGAATAAATAA
- a CDS encoding HK97 gp10 family phage protein, which translates to MKNIDKFLKDFLFRVGSGVAQVAKEKTAPIRTGNLKRDIRVFEVTASEVTVGNTLKAKYAKYVHGGTRAHVIKPKNKKALANKKAGLFFGKKVNHPGIKANPYLLNAWNIYKNGGLKRASDELAQNVGKEIVKEIKVILKN; encoded by the coding sequence ATGAAAAATATCGACAAATTTTTAAAAGACTTCCTTTTTAGAGTGGGTTCGGGCGTAGCGCAGGTCGCCAAAGAAAAAACAGCACCTATAAGAACAGGCAATCTCAAAAGAGACATAAGGGTCTTTGAGGTAACCGCCAGCGAGGTAACAGTAGGCAATACCCTAAAAGCAAAATACGCTAAATACGTCCACGGCGGCACGAGAGCGCACGTAATAAAACCCAAAAATAAAAAAGCTTTAGCCAATAAAAAAGCGGGATTATTTTTTGGTAAAAAGGTAAATCACCCCGGCATAAAGGCAAATCCTTATCTTCTAAACGCTTGGAATATCTACAAAAACGGCGGTTTAAAACGTGCCAGCGATGAGCTAGCACAAAATGTAGGCAAAGAGATAGTAAAAGAGATAAAAGTGATTTTAAAAAATTAA
- a CDS encoding terminase large subunit domain-containing protein: MAYSKQTKELVLNLISSGYSLSEISKEYKIDVSTLSRWKGKEDKQGRLTAQNLKAQIAELSKGKSSDSKAKQIAMLSASLSRLEGQKAKEAKVKNKKKPTTIMNADYESLKAKAMDEGGLYGYQKDFINDTSQFRIVLKSRQIGFSYASSLDALLGAVAGRNQLFLSASEEQARILMNYLDGWAEKFGILFAKNSEYEKSLDSGATIRVMAHNFRTVQGFTGDIWMDEFAWYPNQKRIWHAFVPSIGAVAGRLTILSTPFEENSLFHELFDNETKYYMFSRHRVDIYRAIEDGLNFDLETMRDLFDADTWASAYECQFIDDENALLSVELIKSCIKDYVPALPAKSVPQYAGFDVGRTKDRSAHIAVYDEGGVKKLSVLDVIAKASFEAQENLLIDFLRFNPLAMQKIDKTGIGMSVAEKVKRRFPSRVQGVYFTQSSKEAMALNLKKHFEDKSIIIPNDPALIADLHAIKRKAGAKSFTYDSDRNEHGHADRFWALALALSYFEKVRDKRGKAYII; the protein is encoded by the coding sequence ATGGCGTATTCTAAGCAGACAAAAGAACTCGTTTTAAATTTAATCTCCTCTGGATACTCGTTGTCTGAAATTAGCAAAGAATACAAGATTGACGTATCTACTCTATCGCGTTGGAAAGGCAAAGAGGATAAGCAAGGCCGCCTAACCGCTCAAAATTTAAAAGCTCAAATCGCAGAGCTTAGCAAAGGCAAAAGTAGCGACAGCAAGGCAAAACAAATAGCGATGCTCTCCGCGTCTTTATCTCGCCTTGAAGGCCAAAAGGCAAAAGAGGCGAAGGTAAAAAATAAGAAAAAGCCTACCACCATAATGAACGCAGACTATGAAAGCCTAAAGGCTAAAGCTATGGATGAGGGCGGGCTTTACGGTTATCAAAAAGATTTTATCAATGACACGTCTCAGTTTCGTATCGTGCTAAAATCCCGCCAAATAGGTTTTTCATACGCCTCGAGCCTTGATGCGCTGCTTGGAGCCGTTGCGGGTCGTAATCAGCTGTTTTTGAGCGCGAGCGAAGAGCAAGCTAGGATTTTAATGAACTACCTAGACGGATGGGCTGAGAAATTCGGCATACTTTTTGCTAAAAATAGCGAATACGAAAAGAGCCTAGATAGCGGCGCTACGATTAGGGTTATGGCTCATAACTTCCGCACAGTGCAAGGTTTTACGGGCGATATTTGGATGGATGAGTTCGCTTGGTATCCAAATCAAAAGCGAATCTGGCATGCTTTCGTGCCATCAATCGGTGCGGTAGCGGGTCGCCTCACTATCCTATCTACGCCGTTTGAAGAGAATTCGCTATTTCATGAGCTATTCGACAACGAAACGAAATACTATATGTTTTCAAGGCATAGAGTAGATATTTATAGGGCCATAGAGGACGGACTAAATTTCGATCTTGAAACTATGCGAGATCTTTTTGACGCCGATACATGGGCGAGCGCGTATGAGTGCCAATTTATAGACGATGAAAATGCGCTTTTAAGCGTGGAGCTTATAAAAAGTTGTATAAAAGACTATGTGCCAGCACTTCCGGCTAAAAGCGTCCCGCAATATGCAGGATTTGACGTTGGCCGCACGAAAGATAGATCGGCTCATATAGCCGTATACGACGAAGGCGGCGTAAAGAAGCTAAGCGTGCTAGATGTTATCGCCAAAGCAAGCTTTGAAGCGCAAGAAAATTTACTCATCGACTTTTTACGTTTCAATCCTTTGGCTATGCAAAAGATAGATAAAACCGGTATTGGCATGAGCGTAGCCGAAAAGGTAAAAAGGCGCTTTCCTTCAAGGGTGCAAGGGGTCTATTTTACGCAAAGCAGTAAAGAGGCTATGGCGCTAAATTTAAAAAAGCACTTTGAAGATAAAAGCATAATCATCCCAAACGACCCGGCATTAATAGCCGATCTTCACGCTATAAAGCGAAAAGCGGGCGCTAAAAGCTTTACCTACGACAGCGACCGAAACGAACACGGCCACGCAGACCGCTTTTGGGCGCTAGCTCTCGCGCTTAGCTACTTTGAAAAGGTGAGAGATAAAAGAGGCAAGGCATATATTATTTAA
- a CDS encoding phage portal protein: MDRIFKAAQGSAQLTEESKDSQGLIEPFFSFDRLLGLFYANTYHRRAVQLKASLLSNIEDGSKLEGGVMTPKDFLYAFILNLEIFGNAFVEIAGKNLYILPSIEARVNESKEIFQVKNNKSIALNAKHLYYYSPNSRFYGEPDYLAAMLSILTNQKADSFNNAFFENSARADTAIIFENSEPDEMQLNAFKEFFGSNFKGTGNAHKTLVLTANGENAKVRIEDLSKVSDISFEKLKNLNRDEIIAAHGVPPRMVGVMTAGQLGGSGEVTGQLHSFNELTIIPKQEQIEWFFDSIGYPIKLKPIDVSNFKDDGELVAGLVSSGIISLNEARGILGYNK, encoded by the coding sequence ATGGATAGAATTTTTAAAGCAGCGCAAGGTAGCGCACAGCTTACTGAAGAAAGCAAAGACTCACAAGGCTTAATAGAGCCGTTTTTTAGCTTTGATAGACTACTAGGTCTTTTTTACGCCAATACCTATCACAGGCGAGCCGTGCAATTAAAAGCATCACTGTTATCTAATATAGAAGATGGCTCAAAGCTTGAAGGTGGCGTTATGACGCCCAAAGATTTTTTATATGCGTTTATATTAAATCTTGAAATTTTTGGAAATGCTTTTGTTGAAATTGCGGGTAAAAACCTTTATATACTTCCCTCTATCGAAGCTAGAGTAAACGAAAGCAAAGAAATATTTCAAGTAAAAAACAATAAATCAATAGCACTTAATGCAAAACACTTATATTATTATTCTCCAAACTCTAGATTTTACGGAGAGCCTGATTATTTGGCGGCTATGCTCTCAATTCTAACCAATCAAAAGGCCGATAGTTTTAATAACGCTTTTTTTGAAAACTCCGCCCGCGCCGATACGGCCATAATCTTTGAAAATTCAGAGCCTGACGAGATGCAGCTTAACGCCTTTAAAGAATTTTTCGGCTCAAATTTTAAAGGGACGGGCAATGCGCACAAAACATTGGTTTTAACTGCAAACGGTGAGAATGCGAAAGTACGTATCGAGGATCTAAGCAAGGTAAGCGATATTAGTTTTGAAAAGCTTAAAAACCTAAATAGAGACGAGATCATAGCCGCGCACGGAGTACCGCCTAGAATGGTCGGAGTAATGACCGCCGGACAGCTTGGAGGCAGCGGAGAGGTAACTGGACAGCTGCACAGCTTTAACGAGCTTACGATCATCCCAAAACAAGAGCAAATAGAGTGGTTTTTCGATAGTATCGGCTATCCTATCAAGCTTAAGCCTATCGACGTAAGCAACTTTAAAGACGACGGAGAGCTGGTAGCCGGACTGGTAAGCAGCGGTATAATTAGCTTAAATGAAGCGCGCGGAATTTTGGGTTATAACAAATAA
- a CDS encoding XkdF-like putative serine protease domain-containing protein, with translation MAREITDMQIKLISLVSAGANNKKIIYKNENFNELLRVDFKKSDAEQGVVYGIVYAPDEVDTQGDFANADEIKRAAYNFMKRSDLSYCIDVNHNFNIADAYICESWIVKSKDEFFNEEGAWAVGIKIEDEELREMIKNGTITGLSMYGSGVIKGSEKEDVTKGGVIAALKEFFGSSENFKKESSNNKGETMDENRVAELVKAGISANEAKLETLEKSVSELTAKLDAITSELSKSKQDVTIEKTQISASKGIL, from the coding sequence ATGGCTAGAGAGATAACCGATATGCAAATCAAGTTAATTTCGCTGGTATCAGCAGGTGCTAACAATAAAAAAATTATCTACAAAAATGAGAATTTTAACGAGCTGTTAAGAGTCGATTTTAAAAAGAGCGATGCAGAACAAGGAGTTGTTTATGGGATAGTTTATGCCCCGGACGAAGTGGATACGCAAGGAGATTTTGCAAATGCTGACGAAATCAAAAGGGCTGCTTATAACTTTATGAAGAGATCGGACCTTAGCTACTGTATAGATGTAAATCATAATTTTAATATCGCAGACGCCTATATATGCGAAAGCTGGATAGTAAAAAGCAAAGATGAATTCTTTAATGAAGAGGGAGCGTGGGCGGTAGGTATCAAAATAGAAGATGAGGAGCTGCGAGAGATGATAAAAAACGGAACGATAACTGGACTATCAATGTATGGCAGTGGAGTGATAAAGGGGAGCGAAAAAGAAGATGTCACAAAAGGCGGCGTGATAGCGGCGCTAAAAGAGTTTTTCGGCTCAAGCGAAAATTTTAAAAAAGAAAGTTCAAACAACAAAGGAGAAACGATGGATGAAAATAGAGTTGCCGAGCTTGTAAAAGCTGGCATTAGTGCAAATGAGGCAAAACTTGAAACGCTTGAAAAATCGGTAAGCGAGCTAACCGCTAAACTTGACGCGATAACAAGCGAGTTAAGCAAATCAAAACAAGACGTAACGATCGAAAAAACACAAATTTCAGCAAGCAAAGGAATACTATAA
- a CDS encoding phage major capsid protein — protein sequence MDGLNDILKGSMNATNVTLSGSLTPEQSHNFIDVIKQNNGFLQKIHTEKMGRLTKELDAWDVAKGILVRVASGEKPNDSQRSALSKVGAKLDAKSVQLFSRILQDALEDNKSNPNFEKETFDAFAKAFGNDLALLGFTGESDTYDGTFKTLHKGWLQVVKDSSDAVKLTYTASEKVSNRLSALVGSIDPDIVSEARILINPSDVQEYNKELSALNSPLHLVQGGANQILGIPFEITPLMPKGTYLATPLKNLVLGVVLDIRRNRWYDAEERALKYVFDVFTDYEVVVKKWASLMSKA from the coding sequence ATGGACGGATTAAACGATATTTTAAAAGGCTCTATGAATGCCACTAACGTTACTCTCTCGGGCTCACTTACACCCGAGCAATCGCATAATTTTATAGACGTTATTAAGCAAAACAACGGCTTTTTGCAAAAAATCCATACTGAAAAAATGGGTAGACTTACTAAAGAGCTCGACGCATGGGACGTAGCAAAAGGAATTTTGGTGCGCGTAGCCAGTGGCGAAAAACCAAACGACTCACAAAGATCGGCTTTAAGCAAAGTAGGTGCAAAGCTAGATGCCAAAAGCGTTCAGCTATTCTCTCGCATCTTGCAAGACGCGTTAGAAGACAATAAGTCAAACCCTAATTTTGAAAAAGAGACTTTTGACGCGTTTGCTAAGGCTTTTGGTAACGATTTGGCTCTTCTTGGCTTTACCGGAGAGAGCGATACTTACGACGGAACTTTTAAGACGCTACATAAAGGCTGGCTACAAGTAGTCAAGGACTCTAGCGACGCAGTTAAATTAACCTATACAGCATCAGAAAAGGTATCAAATAGACTGAGTGCATTAGTTGGATCTATAGACCCAGACATCGTAAGTGAAGCTAGGATTTTGATAAACCCTTCCGACGTTCAGGAATACAATAAAGAGCTAAGCGCACTAAATTCGCCGCTTCATCTCGTTCAAGGCGGAGCCAACCAAATACTTGGCATTCCATTTGAAATAACTCCTCTTATGCCAAAAGGCACTTATCTAGCTACTCCACTTAAAAACTTAGTTTTAGGAGTAGTTTTAGACATCCGTCGTAACCGCTGGTATGACGCTGAAGAGCGAGCCTTAAAATACGTATTTGATGTATTTACTGATTATGAAGTAGTCGTTAAAAAATGGGCTAGCCTTATGAGTAAGGCATAA
- a CDS encoding glycoside hydrolase family protein produces MSLKENIKENEGFRSYIYQDTRGYPTVGYGFKVSSLSKDELFLNGGKAEPMSKAVADQILEMKLIKLASSVCEAFPWLEDKPKNVQDVVIEMCYQMGVPGVKKFVTTLNFIKSGEYEAAYKNGLNSLWAKQTPNRAKKVLSGLLDN; encoded by the coding sequence ATGTCATTAAAAGAAAATATAAAAGAGAACGAAGGCTTTAGAAGCTACATATATCAGGATACTCGTGGGTATCCTACTGTCGGATATGGTTTTAAGGTTTCATCTCTTAGTAAAGACGAACTCTTTTTAAATGGCGGCAAGGCTGAGCCTATGAGTAAAGCGGTAGCAGATCAAATTTTAGAGATGAAGCTAATTAAGCTTGCCTCTAGCGTTTGTGAAGCTTTTCCTTGGCTAGAAGATAAGCCAAAAAATGTCCAAGACGTGGTAATAGAAATGTGCTATCAAATGGGCGTACCAGGCGTGAAAAAGTTTGTTACTACTCTTAATTTCATAAAGTCTGGTGAATATGAGGCAGCCTATAAAAATGGGCTAAATAGCCTTTGGGCAAAACAAACGCCGAACCGTGCAAAGAAGGTGCTAAGTGGGTTACTTGATAACTAA
- a CDS encoding phage baseplate assembly protein V, which yields MIEVGIISEVRNDRAKVAIGSMVTDFLPVFQAHANSYAVSFSPIRVGEQVLVLPVHDELNSGVVLRGLYQSSYKTDATDKKVHISFEDGIKMSYDSSSSCLEISSPKLINITCDNANVKAKNVMVEASETTIKSGDIKLLGNTLIQGAINTAGVGGGSGSFEINGDVRITGSITAGGNANFGGSVRDGRGSLTDHTNNGLARD from the coding sequence ATGATTGAAGTTGGAATTATAAGTGAAGTAAGAAATGACCGTGCAAAAGTTGCCATTGGTTCGATGGTAACTGATTTTTTGCCGGTATTTCAAGCACATGCCAACTCTTATGCAGTGAGCTTTTCGCCAATACGCGTAGGAGAGCAAGTGCTAGTGCTGCCTGTGCATGATGAATTAAACTCAGGTGTGGTGCTTCGTGGGCTTTATCAAAGTTCATATAAAACTGATGCGACTGATAAGAAAGTACATATAAGTTTTGAAGATGGCATAAAGATGAGCTATGACAGCTCTAGCTCTTGCCTTGAAATTTCATCTCCAAAGCTTATAAACATAACTTGCGATAACGCAAATGTAAAGGCTAAAAATGTGATGGTAGAGGCCAGTGAGACAACGATAAAAAGCGGGGATATCAAGCTGCTCGGCAATACTTTGATACAAGGGGCGATAAATACAGCTGGAGTTGGTGGTGGTAGTGGTAGCTTTGAGATAAATGGAGATGTAAGGATCACTGGGTCAATCACAGCAGGTGGTAATGCAAACTTTGGCGGTAGCGTACGTGATGGACGTGGCAGCCTAACAGATCATACAAATAACGGACTTGCAAGGGATTAG
- a CDS encoding GPW/gp25 family protein gives MKYLIDIENSIKDILLTPLGSRVMLPEYGSRIYELIDRKVDDEFRADLACFVIEAVEKWEKRVKIDEVRLIGLKDHKLSFKVVLMSGDEIEVRA, from the coding sequence ATGAAATATCTTATTGATATAGAAAACTCTATCAAAGACATACTCCTAACTCCGCTTGGCAGTAGAGTGATGCTGCCTGAGTATGGCAGCAGAATTTATGAGCTAATAGATCGCAAGGTGGATGATGAATTTCGTGCTGATCTGGCGTGCTTTGTGATAGAGGCGGTTGAGAAGTGGGAAAAGAGAGTAAAGATCGATGAAGTTCGTCTTATAGGTTTAAAAGATCATAAGCTTAGCTTTAAAGTAGTGCTTATGAGTGGCGATGAGATAGAGGTAAGAGCATGA
- a CDS encoding baseplate J/gp47 family protein has protein sequence MNLKQLPYPNVIEVLKYDEILNNVKNLFKEHLTDDEISLLESDNYSALLETLAYRELLLRARINDSVKAMLLPFSTGDDLDNIVAIYGIERLKGEKPTAQNEFSLSMPRSSDTYLPKGLILRSENGEIAILKSEVVIRANELKAVGVIILDEFTKTSKAKCEYIQTPLPFVLKAKQLSEFEGGAERESDDRLRERAVLSLERFSTAGSAKAYTYQTLSANAKVLECSVLNGGAGVVQIYLKTTDMSEETRKDVESFLSAEKVRPLTDNLSVLNATKIDVKVVATLELTDMLFQDEIAKSISALLTTLSLGEDLNLSYIYKNLHQNGVYRVSLKEPLNDKKISVKEFVNLSYEISYKKAEL, from the coding sequence ATGAATTTAAAACAACTTCCATATCCAAACGTTATTGAAGTGCTTAAATATGATGAAATTTTAAATAATGTTAAAAACCTTTTTAAAGAGCATTTAACTGATGATGAAATTTCACTACTTGAAAGTGATAACTACTCGGCTTTACTTGAAACATTGGCTTATAGAGAGTTGCTTTTGCGAGCCAGGATAAATGATAGCGTTAAGGCTATGTTGCTGCCATTTTCTACTGGAGATGACCTTGATAACATAGTAGCGATTTATGGCATAGAGAGACTAAAAGGAGAGAAGCCAACCGCGCAGAATGAATTTAGCCTCTCTATGCCAAGAAGCAGCGATACATATTTGCCAAAAGGGCTAATTTTACGCAGCGAAAATGGTGAAATCGCAATTTTAAAGAGTGAAGTTGTGATAAGAGCAAATGAGCTAAAAGCTGTTGGAGTGATCATCTTAGATGAGTTTACAAAAACCAGCAAAGCAAAGTGCGAATATATCCAAACACCACTTCCTTTCGTATTAAAAGCAAAACAGCTAAGTGAGTTTGAAGGCGGAGCCGAGCGTGAAAGCGATGATAGGCTAAGAGAGCGTGCAGTTTTAAGTCTAGAGCGTTTCTCAACTGCAGGCAGTGCTAAAGCATATACTTATCAAACACTAAGCGCAAATGCAAAGGTGCTGGAGTGTAGTGTGCTAAATGGCGGTGCAGGTGTAGTTCAAATTTATCTAAAAACTACCGACATGAGCGAAGAGACACGCAAAGATGTGGAGAGCTTTTTAAGTGCCGAAAAGGTCAGGCCACTAACCGACAATCTAAGCGTGTTAAATGCTACAAAGATAGATGTAAAGGTAGTAGCTACTCTTGAGCTAACAGATATGCTCTTTCAAGACGAAATTGCTAAGAGTATCTCGGCTCTGCTAACTACTCTTAGCCTTGGCGAGGATCTAAATTTAAGCTACATCTATAAAAATCTACATCAAAACGGCGTTTATAGAGTAAGTCTTAAAGAGCCGCTTAATGATAAAAAGATAAGCGTAAAAGAATTTGTAAATTTAAGCTATGAGATAAGCTACAAAAAGGCTGAATTATGA
- a CDS encoding phage tail protein I: MSLLPNHKSKFDKKFDLLFGVRFEDLDIGVINTLASKAPKNLLPVLAASFDVDIDGLNENEARELIKNAFEIHYYSGTFYSLNKALSALYADAKVKEWFDYAGPPYHFKLELDASKNGVSPQTLKRSDEIINTYKNVRSVYDGASIKATASINLKAYSYTFSGENISVDPYVISNISQRASFKVGATTQINEIISIPVNLNAQFFR, from the coding sequence ATGAGCTTGCTACCTAATCACAAAAGTAAATTTGATAAGAAATTTGACTTGCTTTTTGGCGTAAGGTTTGAGGATCTAGACATTGGTGTCATAAATACTCTTGCAAGCAAAGCTCCAAAAAATTTACTGCCAGTACTTGCAGCTAGCTTTGATGTAGATATTGATGGACTAAACGAAAATGAAGCTAGAGAGCTCATAAAAAACGCTTTTGAGATACATTACTACTCAGGTACTTTTTATAGTCTAAATAAAGCATTAAGCGCACTTTATGCAGATGCCAAGGTTAAAGAGTGGTTTGATTATGCAGGACCGCCTTATCACTTCAAACTAGAGCTTGATGCAAGCAAAAATGGAGTAAGCCCACAGACACTAAAGAGATCTGATGAGATCATAAACACCTATAAAAACGTGCGTAGCGTATATGATGGAGCAAGCATAAAAGCGACTGCTAGCATAAATTTAAAGGCTTATTCTTATACGTTTAGCGGTGAAAACATAAGCGTAGATCCTTACGTAATATCAAATATAAGCCAAAGAGCGAGTTTTAAAGTAGGAGCTACTACGCAGATAAACGAGATCATAAGCATACCAGTCAATTTAAATGCTCAATTTTTTAGGTAA
- a CDS encoding phage tail protein → MKQYTILTANGINKLLKTASNGSKIILKEVVVSDFDGELSESITTIPNEKYRGAINAITINESDSNILDVDAIIPPDVGGFYIKTAGIFCDDGSLFAVARLADTYKPLLSEGSSKDITLSFRLQIANANDSIVLKVDNNVVLATRKWSDATFLKKTDKIDAYTKRESDDKFALKTELTDGLPIGAYLSYPSQKVIPAGFLIADGRSLKKSEYAELFNVLGYVYGGSGENFNLPNFSDGKFMRSIGGNAAQLGVVQQDEIKSHSHSIGQQPGVGQSNNGGTGGFVGQNSYMQSGVTGGNETRPYNMAVVIIIKAKNVNTPAAGQIDKTILATETKAGITKLKNSITAQQEDVAVTERAVREFVNNSQNGIGVGQTYKKVWDQRDLNTYYPNTTNKPILVCVSIEANNTDIPVSVIVDEVMVLTADLDNYTNYSFSFIVPAGSKYKLATLTNPSYKKRDLLTEINNEKLNTWSELS, encoded by the coding sequence ATGAAACAATATACAATTCTAACTGCAAACGGCATCAATAAGCTTTTAAAAACAGCTAGCAATGGAAGCAAGATCATACTAAAAGAGGTGGTTGTCAGCGATTTTGATGGCGAGCTAAGTGAAAGCATAACAACTATACCAAATGAGAAGTATAGAGGTGCAATAAATGCAATAACAATAAACGAGAGTGACAGCAATATTCTTGATGTTGATGCGATAATACCACCTGATGTTGGTGGTTTTTACATAAAAACTGCTGGTATTTTTTGCGATGATGGCTCACTCTTTGCGGTGGCGCGCCTGGCCGACACATACAAGCCGCTTTTGAGTGAAGGAAGTAGCAAAGATATCACACTTAGCTTTAGGCTACAAATAGCAAATGCAAATGACAGCATCGTGCTCAAAGTGGATAATAACGTAGTGCTTGCCACAAGAAAGTGGAGTGATGCCACGTTTTTAAAAAAGACCGACAAGATAGATGCCTACACAAAACGCGAAAGCGATGATAAATTTGCTCTAAAAACCGAACTAACGGACGGCTTGCCGATAGGTGCGTATCTAAGCTATCCAAGCCAAAAGGTTATACCAGCAGGGTTCTTAATAGCTGACGGCAGAAGCCTTAAGAAGTCTGAATATGCAGAGCTATTTAATGTATTGGGTTACGTATATGGTGGCTCAGGTGAAAACTTTAACTTGCCAAATTTCTCTGATGGTAAGTTTATGCGTTCTATTGGGGGCAATGCTGCACAGCTTGGTGTAGTGCAACAAGATGAAATAAAATCACACTCACACAGTATAGGCCAGCAGCCAGGGGTAGGACAATCAAATAATGGTGGGACGGGTGGCTTTGTTGGTCAAAATAGCTATATGCAATCAGGTGTGACAGGTGGTAACGAAACACGTCCATACAATATGGCGGTAGTTATCATCATAAAAGCCAAAAATGTAAATACCCCAGCAGCTGGGCAAATCGACAAAACAATACTTGCAACCGAAACAAAAGCAGGCATAACCAAACTAAAAAACTCTATAACAGCACAACAAGAAGATGTAGCCGTTACAGAGAGAGCGGTAAGAGAGTTTGTGAACAATAGCCAAAACGGAATAGGTGTAGGTCAAACTTATAAAAAAGTGTGGGATCAAAGAGACCTAAACACTTACTACCCAAATACCACAAATAAGCCTATATTAGTGTGTGTTAGCATTGAAGCCAATAATACTGATATACCGGTATCTGTGATTGTAGATGAGGTAATGGTTTTAACAGCTGATTTGGACAACTATACAAACTATAGTTTTTCTTTCATAGTACCAGCAGGCTCAAAATACAAACTAGCTACATTAACAAATCCTAGTTACAAAAAGAGGGATTTGCTTACGGAGATTAATAATGAAAAACTAAATACTTGGTCTGAATTAAGTTAA